The following are encoded in a window of Magnolia sinica isolate HGM2019 chromosome 11, MsV1, whole genome shotgun sequence genomic DNA:
- the LOC131218945 gene encoding pentatricopeptide repeat-containing protein At2g16880: MATPTSSPPPPLNPQPENLQTLIKKITSVFTSSPNPSETQSLLPFIPLLSPSLIPSIISSLPKPRHSLSFYHFCQSHLPTFSNPTIALPSVLSLLSSLLSSSNFPAARSILGSFIASDHPHHLLHRHLLHCLPLPSRALLDTSIGAYVHSHRPHLAVQIFKRMKRVRRKPSLLTCNTLLNSMVRSSSPSSLPLSCEIFNDMLALGVKPNTNTCNILIFGYCSKSKLKDAMRVLHEMEEKFDCAPDNVTYNTILDGFCKRGLLNEARDLLADMKSRGLSPNRNTYNTLVSAYRRLGWMKEAVNTIELMTRSDFLPDVWTYNMLIDGLCKEGRIDEAFRLRDEMKRLKLSPDIVTYNTLIDGCFKWRSNSEAFELLSEMEENGVRANVVTHNIMVNGLCSEGKMVEASKAVRKMEESGFSPDCITYNTLINTYCKGGDMGEAFKLMDEMLGKGLKMDTVTLNTILHYVCKENRLDEAHRLLHSAPRRGYTLDQVSYGTLIVGYFNNENVDGALKLWDEMKKKDIFPSIITYNSVISGLCKAGKTNEAISKLNELLESGLVPDETTYNTLIHGYCMEGDLEQAFQFHNKMVENSFKPDAITCNILIHGLCKEKMLDKALKLFDKWVSKGKTIDVITYNTLIAGLCNGGKIDTALELFTEMEEKKLAPDNYTYNAVLCGLSEAGRTDEAEKFLLKMIAAGKLDDKFTFAAFEKVHSKGRELEKNHELHDETPQGDSDSSSATYSKRIDELCSEGKFKEAICILNEMMQKGISINGSTYIILMEGLIKRRKRTSKGAG; the protein is encoded by the coding sequence ATGGCCACACCCACATCCTCACCACCTCCTCCACTCAATCCACAACCTGAAAATCTTCAAACCCTAATCAAGAAAATAACCTCAGTATTCACATCCTCCCCAAACCCTTCAGAAACCCAATCCCTCCTCCCATTCATCCcactcctctctccttctctcattccatctaTCATCTCTTCCCTCCCCAAACCCCGCCACTCCCTCTCTTTCTACCACTTCTGCCAATCCCACCTTCCCACCTTCTCCAATCCCACCATCGCCCTCCCATCcgtcctctccctcctctcctcCCTCCTCTCCTCCTCCAATTTCCCTGCTGCCCGCTCCATCCTTGGCTCTTTCATCGCTTCTGATCACCCCCACCACCTCCTTCACCGCCACCTCCTCCACTGCCTTCCACTCCCCTCCCGTGCCCTCCTTGACACCTCCATTGGTGCCTATGTTCACTCCCACCGCCCCCACCTCGCTGTCCAGATCTTCAAGCGCATGAAGCGTGTCCGCCGCAAGCCCTCCCTCCTCACCTGCAACACTCTCCTCAATTCCATGGTAAGGTCTTCTTCCCCATCTTCCCTTCCTCTTTCCTGCGAGATTTTCAATGACATGCTTGCGCTCGGCGTGAAGCCCAACACAAACACCTGCAACATTTTGATTTTTGGTTATTGCTCAAAATCGAAGCTTAAGGATGCGATGAGGGTTTTACACGAAATGGAGGAGAAATTCGATTGTGCTCCGGATAATGTCACATATAATACAATTCTAGATGGGTTTTGTAAGCGGGGCCTTTTGAATGAAGCGAGGGATTTGCTTGCTGACATGAAGTCTAGAGGGCTGTCGCCAAATCGGAACACGTATAATACGTTGGTTTCCGCATATCGCCGTTTGGGTTGGATGAAGGAGGCAGTGAATACGATCGAGTTGATGACACGGAGTGATTTCTTGCCAGATGTCTGGACTTACAACATGCTGATTGATGGGTTGTGCAAGGAAGGGAGGATCGATGAGGCATTCCGGCTTCGGGATGAGATGAAGAGGTTGAAACTGTCGCCGGATATCGTGACATATAATACGTTGATTGATGGGTGCTTCAAGTGGCGGAGTAACTCGGAGGCATTTGAGCTTTTGAGTGAGATGGAGGAGAACGGTGTGAGGGCAAATGTGGTCACGCATAATATAATGGTTAATGGGCTGTGTAGCGAAGGGAAGATGGTGGAGGCGAGCAAGGCGGTGAGGAAGATGGAAGAGAGCGGATTCTCACCTGATTGCATTACGTACAATACATTGATCAATACGTATTGTAAAGGTGGGGACATGGGTGAAGCATTTAAATTAATGGATGAGATGCttgggaaaggtttaaagatGGATACGGTGACACTCAATACCATCCTTCATTATGTATGTAAGGAGAATAGGCTCGATGAGGCACATAGGTTGTTGCATAGTGCCCCAAGGAGAGGATACACGCTCGATCAGGTCAGCTACGGGACACTGATCGTGGGTTACTTCAATAATGAGAATGTAGATGGGGCGTTGAAGCTTTGGGATGAGATGAAGAAGAAAGATATATTTCCTAGTATTATTACGTACAATTCAGTTATTTCAGGGCTCTGTAAGGCAGGGAAGACCAATGAAGCGATTAGCAAGTTGAACGAGCTTTTGGAAAGTGGCTTGGTGCCAGATGAGACGACATACAATACACTTATTCATGGGTATTGCATGGAAGGGGATTTGGAGCAAGCTTTCCAATTTCACAATAAGATGGTTGAGAATTCTTTCAAGCCGGATGCCATCACATGCAACATTCTTATTCATGGACTCTGCAAGGAGAAGATGTTGGACAAGGCTCTCAAACTCTTTGACAAGTGGGTCTCGAAGGGGAAAACCATTGATGTGATTACATATAACACATTGATAGCGGGCCTGTGTAATGGAGGGAAGATTGATACTGCATTGGAGCTTTTCACTGAGATGGAGGAGAAGAAATTGGCACCCGATAACTATACTTACAATGCAGTTCTATGTGGGCTTTCGGAGGCAGGCAGGACAGATGAAGCAGAGAAGTTTTTATTGAAGATGATTGCTGCTGgaaagttggatgataaattcaCTTTTGCTGCATTTGAGAAAGTCCACTCTAAAGGAAGAGAATTGGAGAAGAATCATGAGTTGCATGATGAAACTCCACAGGGAGATTCTGATTCTAGTTCTGCTACTTATTCGAAGCGCATTGATGAGCTATGTAGCGAGGGGAAGTTCAAGGAAGCCATATGCATTTTGAATGAGATGATGCAGAAGGGAATTTCTATAAATGGCTCCACCTATATTATTTTAATGGAGGGGCTTATCAAGAGGCGTAAAAGAACTTCAAAGGGAGCAGGATAG